From the Hevea brasiliensis isolate MT/VB/25A 57/8 chromosome 15, ASM3005281v1, whole genome shotgun sequence genome, one window contains:
- the LOC131173886 gene encoding probable glycosyltransferase At5g03795 isoform X2 — protein sequence MQTDPPRKPLLRCPPLFFYSILCITLSLILPYVYSQRESFSFEFFGPLEPEISDEVFHSPEAFKKDYFEMEKNLKIFLYPDCFENGHLSDHTEKPSGRYASESYFFKNILEGQFLTKDPNEAHLFFIPFSCLKLRREGRSYLNISATVDDFVQSLISKYPYWNRTLGADHFVVICHDIGLVATEQVPLLVKNSIRVVCSPIYGSEYIPHKDVSFPQIFMPLPTLYEKHGDHIHNRNILGFWAGRRNSNIRDTLVRLWQNDNELNIQHNFINRAHKGHFKYQEKFYRSKFCMCPRGSSINGGRISLAIHYGCVPVILSDYLDLPFSDILNWQKFSVIVKEKDVNNLKKILQDIPDEEYRTLQKNTIKVQKHFQWNTPAVRLDTFHMAMYELWLRRHVIRS from the exons ATGCAGACAGATCCACCTCGCAAACCTCTACTTAGATGCCCTCCGCTCTTCTTCTACTCCATCCTTTGCATTACTCTTTCTCTGATACTCCCTTATGTCTATTCACAACGGGAATCATTTTCTTTTGAG TTTTTTGGGCCATTGGAACCTGAGATTTCTGATGAAGTATTTCACTCACCTGAGGCTTTCAAGAAGGACTATTTTGAGATGGAGAAGAACCTCAAGATCTTTTTGTACCCAGATTGTTTCGAGAATGGGCACCTCAGTGACCATACAGAGAAGCCTTCCGGGAGGTATGCTAGTGAAAGTTACTTCTTCAAAAATATCCTAGAGGGCCAGTTCTTGACTAAAGATCCCAATGaagctcatctcttctttattccCTTTTCTTGTCTCAAATTGAGGAGAGAG GGAAGATCCTATTTGAATATATCTGCCACTGTCGATGATTTCGTCCAGAGCTTGATTTCCAAGTACCCCTACTGGAACAGAACTTTAGGTGCTGATCACTTTGTTGTGATTTGCCATGACATTGGCTTAGTTGCTACTGAACAAGTTCCACTTCTTGTAAAAAACTCAATTCGAGTTGTTTGTTCTCCAATCTATGGTTCTGAATATATTCCACACAAGGATGTTTCCTTCCCACAGATATTCATGCCATTGCCAACACTTTATGAGAAACATGGAGATCATATACATAACAG GAATATCTTAGGTTTCTGGGCTGGTCGTCGCAATTCTAACATAAGAGACACCCTGGTGCGTCTTTGGCAGAATGACAACGAACTTAACATCCAGCACAACTTCATTAATAGAGCTCATAAAGGACATTTTAAATATCAGGAGAAGTTTTATAGGTCTAAGTTTTGCATGTGTCCTCGTGGGTCTTCCATCAATGGTGGTCGTATTTCACTCGCAATTCACTATGGATGTGTTCCAG TTATCTTGTCTGACTACCTGGATTTGCCATTCAGTGACATTCTTAACTGGCAAAAATTTTCTGTGATAGTGAAGGAGAAAGACGTCAATAAtctcaagaaaatacttcaggacATACCAGATGAAGAATATAGAACCCTGCAGAAAAACACGATCAAG GTCCAGAAGCACTTCCAATGGAATACACCTGCAGTCAGACTTGACACATTTCATATGGCAATGTATGAACTGTGGCTGCGTCGCCATGTTATCAGGTCCTGA
- the LOC131173886 gene encoding probable glycosyltransferase At5g03795 isoform X3: protein MQTDPPRKPLLRCPPLFFYSILCITLSLILPYVYSQRESFSFEFFGPLEPEISDEVFHSPEAFKKDYFEMEKNLKIFLYPDCFENGHLSDHTEKPSGRYASESYFFKNILEGQFLTKDPNEAHLFFIPFSCLKLRRENFIQGRSYLNISATVDDFVQSLISKYPYWNRTLGADHFVVICHDIGLVATEQVPLLVKNSIRVVCSPIYGSEYIPHKDVSFPQIFMPLPTLYEKHGDHIHNRNILGFWAGRRNSNIRDTLVRLWQNDNELNIQHNFINRAHKGHFKYQEKFYRSKFCMCPRGSSINGGRISLAIHYGCVPVKEKDVNNLKKILQDIPDEEYRTLQKNTIKVQKHFQWNTPAVRLDTFHMAMYELWLRRHVIRS from the exons ATGCAGACAGATCCACCTCGCAAACCTCTACTTAGATGCCCTCCGCTCTTCTTCTACTCCATCCTTTGCATTACTCTTTCTCTGATACTCCCTTATGTCTATTCACAACGGGAATCATTTTCTTTTGAG TTTTTTGGGCCATTGGAACCTGAGATTTCTGATGAAGTATTTCACTCACCTGAGGCTTTCAAGAAGGACTATTTTGAGATGGAGAAGAACCTCAAGATCTTTTTGTACCCAGATTGTTTCGAGAATGGGCACCTCAGTGACCATACAGAGAAGCCTTCCGGGAGGTATGCTAGTGAAAGTTACTTCTTCAAAAATATCCTAGAGGGCCAGTTCTTGACTAAAGATCCCAATGaagctcatctcttctttattccCTTTTCTTGTCTCAAATTGAGGAGAGAG AATTTTATTCAGGGAAGATCCTATTTGAATATATCTGCCACTGTCGATGATTTCGTCCAGAGCTTGATTTCCAAGTACCCCTACTGGAACAGAACTTTAGGTGCTGATCACTTTGTTGTGATTTGCCATGACATTGGCTTAGTTGCTACTGAACAAGTTCCACTTCTTGTAAAAAACTCAATTCGAGTTGTTTGTTCTCCAATCTATGGTTCTGAATATATTCCACACAAGGATGTTTCCTTCCCACAGATATTCATGCCATTGCCAACACTTTATGAGAAACATGGAGATCATATACATAACAG GAATATCTTAGGTTTCTGGGCTGGTCGTCGCAATTCTAACATAAGAGACACCCTGGTGCGTCTTTGGCAGAATGACAACGAACTTAACATCCAGCACAACTTCATTAATAGAGCTCATAAAGGACATTTTAAATATCAGGAGAAGTTTTATAGGTCTAAGTTTTGCATGTGTCCTCGTGGGTCTTCCATCAATGGTGGTCGTATTTCACTCGCAATTCACTATGGATGTGTTCCAG TGAAGGAGAAAGACGTCAATAAtctcaagaaaatacttcaggacATACCAGATGAAGAATATAGAACCCTGCAGAAAAACACGATCAAG GTCCAGAAGCACTTCCAATGGAATACACCTGCAGTCAGACTTGACACATTTCATATGGCAATGTATGAACTGTGGCTGCGTCGCCATGTTATCAGGTCCTGA
- the LOC131173886 gene encoding probable glycosyltransferase At5g03795 isoform X1, producing MQTDPPRKPLLRCPPLFFYSILCITLSLILPYVYSQRESFSFEFFGPLEPEISDEVFHSPEAFKKDYFEMEKNLKIFLYPDCFENGHLSDHTEKPSGRYASESYFFKNILEGQFLTKDPNEAHLFFIPFSCLKLRRENFIQGRSYLNISATVDDFVQSLISKYPYWNRTLGADHFVVICHDIGLVATEQVPLLVKNSIRVVCSPIYGSEYIPHKDVSFPQIFMPLPTLYEKHGDHIHNRNILGFWAGRRNSNIRDTLVRLWQNDNELNIQHNFINRAHKGHFKYQEKFYRSKFCMCPRGSSINGGRISLAIHYGCVPVILSDYLDLPFSDILNWQKFSVIVKEKDVNNLKKILQDIPDEEYRTLQKNTIKVQKHFQWNTPAVRLDTFHMAMYELWLRRHVIRS from the exons ATGCAGACAGATCCACCTCGCAAACCTCTACTTAGATGCCCTCCGCTCTTCTTCTACTCCATCCTTTGCATTACTCTTTCTCTGATACTCCCTTATGTCTATTCACAACGGGAATCATTTTCTTTTGAG TTTTTTGGGCCATTGGAACCTGAGATTTCTGATGAAGTATTTCACTCACCTGAGGCTTTCAAGAAGGACTATTTTGAGATGGAGAAGAACCTCAAGATCTTTTTGTACCCAGATTGTTTCGAGAATGGGCACCTCAGTGACCATACAGAGAAGCCTTCCGGGAGGTATGCTAGTGAAAGTTACTTCTTCAAAAATATCCTAGAGGGCCAGTTCTTGACTAAAGATCCCAATGaagctcatctcttctttattccCTTTTCTTGTCTCAAATTGAGGAGAGAG AATTTTATTCAGGGAAGATCCTATTTGAATATATCTGCCACTGTCGATGATTTCGTCCAGAGCTTGATTTCCAAGTACCCCTACTGGAACAGAACTTTAGGTGCTGATCACTTTGTTGTGATTTGCCATGACATTGGCTTAGTTGCTACTGAACAAGTTCCACTTCTTGTAAAAAACTCAATTCGAGTTGTTTGTTCTCCAATCTATGGTTCTGAATATATTCCACACAAGGATGTTTCCTTCCCACAGATATTCATGCCATTGCCAACACTTTATGAGAAACATGGAGATCATATACATAACAG GAATATCTTAGGTTTCTGGGCTGGTCGTCGCAATTCTAACATAAGAGACACCCTGGTGCGTCTTTGGCAGAATGACAACGAACTTAACATCCAGCACAACTTCATTAATAGAGCTCATAAAGGACATTTTAAATATCAGGAGAAGTTTTATAGGTCTAAGTTTTGCATGTGTCCTCGTGGGTCTTCCATCAATGGTGGTCGTATTTCACTCGCAATTCACTATGGATGTGTTCCAG TTATCTTGTCTGACTACCTGGATTTGCCATTCAGTGACATTCTTAACTGGCAAAAATTTTCTGTGATAGTGAAGGAGAAAGACGTCAATAAtctcaagaaaatacttcaggacATACCAGATGAAGAATATAGAACCCTGCAGAAAAACACGATCAAG GTCCAGAAGCACTTCCAATGGAATACACCTGCAGTCAGACTTGACACATTTCATATGGCAATGTATGAACTGTGGCTGCGTCGCCATGTTATCAGGTCCTGA